tattttatttgcgcatTTTTGTATTCGCATCGTGTTTCCACGTGCACATTCCATTATTGAAATTAGTGACGATTAACGACTTTAAACTGCTCATTCATTACGTTAGTTCAAAAGAGAACGACGTTgtgctttttatattatataccaGTTgtgctttttatattatatactagtTGTTTGATAACagaatatctttaataaaaaatcttttttaaatattttatgaaaataaataaataatcttgaaCTATTGGACGAGCGTTATTTTATACGCTCGTTATAAGCTGAACAAACGTTGTTTATTGCGCCTAGAACGTTTGAAAATACCATTAACGGGCGCGTTTTACGAGCGGAGCGCGATCGTGCTCGCTTCATCACAAGCCCTGCTAAACCTACTTGTTTTtcaacaaataatataaagaataactTTGAACATCATTGGGTTAatattactaattataaaattgttgagaAAGTTGGTAAACAAGTCAGAGAAAATTTACAAGCTACCAAATACATAATCAACAAATTTTCTAAGATTAATTTTTACCTCTTTTCCTTTAAATTGCTCAGCAATCTCTTTAGTTCTTCGTTCATACTCTCCTTCAAGATGATGTTCAACATGTTTTTTTGCTTCTTCTACTTTACGCATAACTTCTTCATCAACATCTATTTTGCGTTTTGCTAGCTCTTCCTCTACTCGTTTCATCACAATATCTTCAATGCGCCTCTGAGTTTCttcttcaataaatttattttgcatttcagTAGCACGACTTAAgtcaaatgataaaaaagtataaaagaattatattaaattaaaaaaattatatatattaataaaaataatacaaacaatataaaatgcATGACTAATGagttaatagaaaacaaaatatggaCTGCAAAAATTAGGCTGGAATTTTAGTGtcagaaaattaataaattataaattcttttttaactaattatataacATACATTTTTCGTTGCCTTTCCATTTCTTCTGTCCTAACACCAGGTTCCACTCTTGTGTCATCATCTTCTTCTAATTTATCTCTTCGCTGTTTTGATCTTCCAAATTTATCTACACTTGGTGATCTGGTACGAGACCGACTTTTAGAGTATCTCCATTTCTTTCTACCTGGTGAGCGACTTCGATGGC
This genomic interval from Hydra vulgaris chromosome 01, alternate assembly HydraT2T_AEP contains the following:
- the LOC100206964 gene encoding arginine and glutamate-rich protein 1 isoform X2, whose product is MPRSRSASRSRSRSASPKRRKNKDREREKERHKRSRHRSRSPGRKKWRYSKSRSRTRSPSVDKFGRSKQRRDKLEEDDDTRVEPGVRTEEMERQRKIRATEMQNKFIEEETQRRIEDIVMKRVEEELAKRKIDVDEEVMRKVEEAKKHVEHHLEGEYERRTKEIAEQFKGKEEQLKAEIERLKKEVENAYEKVRDSERKLAEERLAMLERQRELEEDKRQLEYNFLKNEKKAQELILNKKNSRPKLKFELKPMIPK